A genomic stretch from Psilocybe cubensis strain MGC-MH-2018 chromosome 1, whole genome shotgun sequence includes:
- a CDS encoding Ribose-phosphate pyrophosphokinase 2, whose translation MLNGSGIKIFSGTSHPELAEIIARRIGLPLSKAEITRSGIGETNVRITESVREDDVYIINTGCGAVNTSLMELCIMIHACKIASAKRITAVIPLFPYARQDKKDKSRAPITAKLVANMIQKAGCDHVITMDLHASQIQGFFDVPLYAEPSAILYIRTHFNVEDVVIVSPDAGGAKRATSIADRLGVDFALFHKERKKANEVSRMVLVGNVKDKIAILVDDMADTCGTLCLAASHLSEAGAQKVFGFVTHGILSGNALATIAESNLEKLIVTNTLPQNANQAACKKIEVIDIGKVLGEVIRRSHYGESVSKLFHEVPY comes from the exons ATGTTGAACGGCAGTGGAATTAAGATCTTTTCGG GGACAAGCCATCCAGAGCTTGCCGAGATTATTGCACGACG CATCGGTTTACCCCTCTCCAAGGCAGAGATTACACGAAGCGGGATTGGCGAGACGAACGTCAGGATTACCGAGTCTGTCCGCGAGGACGATGTGTACATTATCAATACTGGTTGTGGAGCTGTTAACACCTCTCTTATGGAGCTGTGCATCATGATCCATGCCTGCAAAATTGCCAGCGCAAAACGAATTACGGCTGTCATTCCTCTCTTTCCATATGCGCGGCAAGACAAGAAGGACAAGAGCCGGGCGCCTATTACTGCCAAGCTGGTGGCGAACATGATACAGAAAGCTGGATGTGACCACGTTATC ACGATGGATCTACACGCTTCTCAGATTCAGGGTTTCTTTGATGTTCCA CTGTATGCCGAACCATCAGCAATTCTGTACATTAGGACACATTTCAACGTTGAAGATGTGGTAATTGTATCACCAGATGCTGGGGGAGCTAAAAG GGCGACCTCGATAGCAGACCGGCTTGGCGTTGACTTTGCATTGTTCCACAAAGAACGCAAAAAAGCGAACGAAGTGTCGCGGATGGTGCTGGTAGGGAATGTCAAGGACAAAATTGCGATCCTGGTAGACGACATGGCGGACACATGCGGGACACTCTGCCTCGCGGCGTCGCACCTGTCTGAGGCGGGGGCGCAGAAGGTGTTTGGATTCGTGACGCACGGGATTCTGAGCGGGAATGCGCTGGCCACGATCGCGGAGAGCAACCTGGAGAAGCTGATCGTGACGAACACGCTGCCGCAGAACGCTAACCAGGCAGCATGCAAGAAAATAGAGGTAATTGACATTGGAAAGGTGCTCGGGGAGGTGATACGACGCAGCCACTATGGGGAGAGTGTGTCCAAGCTGTTCCACGAGGTGCCGTACTAG
- a CDS encoding putative serine/threonine-protein kinase (putative serine/threonine-protein kinase DDB_G0268078) — protein MRVESGWTADNSISCLLFFARKTPPPLPRLSFYVRLIFLLPAPLAKCKVCRFSSSSTPSSPAPDGHPQHIPNGHPTQPQHLPPPPPLPQPTQHRPQLKAPITVVGIPSVSVQDNRLVVGSSQSRSTRSYTPLKVLGDGSFGTVWLCDWHGTLPPNTPLSPMQCGAGARPDWAGKRLVAVKLMKKRWEGGWDECQKLKELESLRAIPFHPNVIPLYDFFLLPDTKELYFVFESMEGNLYHLIKARKGRPLAGGLVSSIFHQIVLGLDHIHTHGYFHRDMKPENVLVTTTGLFDYTSLSPIAPPNAPKEKDVVAIIKLADFGLARETKSKPPYTEYVSTRWYRAPEVLLLSRDYSNPVDMWAFGTIMAELVNLRPLFPGSDQVDQVARICEILGDPSDAYGVDMFGSRIGGGPWAKGNKLANEIGFQFPKVEPKDFYALFAETVPRSLIDCIRDLLRYDPDKRLTSRQCLEHRYLFETIPRNHITLPFAIQGSVSNTSIPNISTYVNGTHSQPSLPTLSPQHPPLPPHSHSSQNLHQPQPIIDPSTTHRIPYPIPPAPQPQFPILPNPPIVVAHNDYRHPPNGWPASQADYPMDVSTQEPPNPHQHINGHTHEAQDSAMLQDHTSPPAPQPQHASSVQSQHGNKFGKFVSLKKNSKWGLSMFVGDKSHHNTLPPVDETSPAIIFPSRKRAQSSSTDSKSLRESSPVREQPVDQRNSKKVQNMNKKEAERLHREAEMAKRELARMNAREQARSVLIKRQQMVHHNNLTDDLEWVGGPDQRLELKDSKGKQPSSGPVRQQVTNGNAAPSSTLGAAAGKFVMQQNDPLLSPLDRDRDREWRGSQERERFAKARRREFDDDHSMSSSDMHSVSRMSSISFATVDSDPGPSSRLRNRPSLYNISRMTSRSSLRTSFDDFPPSARSSNSFSLEGQLAHDFRTQASVSSHLSGSVSPPPIQLLSLSPTMSPPLSPSPAWVQIQQHKEGLLSRTQSPPFVAVSPRYYTNPSAPHSPLDLHSQLPPLPASPYGHPPSSYGGYPPSSGHTPKSAKSAINPIFKVPPLPPPPLPPLTGDDRLKPLPPFSQLDAVAGGEYPPLSPIVFTTPEEV, from the exons ATGAGAGTCGAGTCTGGTTGGACTGCCGACAACTCCATCTCttgtcttctttttttcgctCGAAAGACACCACCACCGCTGCCTCGCCTTTCTTTCTATGTTCGTCTGATATTTCTGCTCCCCGCACCACTGGCCAAATGCAAGGTATGTCgcttctcctcgtcgtccaCACCGTCCTCACCCGCTCCAGATGGCCATCCCCAGCACATCCCAAACGGCCATCCGACGCAGCCACAACACctcccgcccccgcccccacTCCCCCAGCCGACCCAGCACAGGCCACAGCTCAAGGCCCCCATCACCGTCGTCGGCATCCCCAGCGTCTCCGTCCAGGACAACCGTCTCGTTGTCGGCTCATCCCAGAGCA GGTCGACGCGCTCCTACACGCCCCTCAAGGTTCTCGGTGATGGATCCTTTGGCACCGTCTGGCTCTGCGATTGGCATGGAACTCTCCCTCCGAATACACCTCTCTCGCCCATGCAGTGTGGAGCAGGGGCACGCCCGGACTGGGCGGGGAAGCGGTTGGTGGCAGTCAAGCTCATGAAGAAGAGATGGGAGGGCGGCTGGGACGAGTGTCAGAAGTTGAAGGAGCTTGAG TCTTTGCGTGCCATTCCTTTCCACCCCAATGTCATTCCCCTGTAtgatttctttcttctgccTGATACAAAGGAGCTGTACTTTGTTTTCGAGTCTATGGAGGGCAATTTGTACCATCTCATCAAGGCTCGCAAAGGCCGCCCTCTCGCAGGTGGCCTCGTATCTTCAATATTCCATCAAATCGTGCTCGGGTTGGACCATATCCATACGCACGGCTACTTTCACCGCGATATGAAGCCGGAGAACGTCCTCGTCACTACCACTGGCCTTTTCGATTACACCTCCCTCTCGCCAATTGCGCCGCCGAATGCaccaaaggaaaaggatGTCGTTGCAATCATCAAACTCGCCGATTTTGGTCTAGCTCGGGAAACGAAGAGCAAACCGCCTTACACGGAGTATGTTTCAACAAGGTGGTATCGCGCTCCAGAGGTTCTTTTGCTGAGCCGCGACTACTCTAACCCTGTCGATATGTGGGCTTTTGGTACCATTATGGCTGAGCTCGTCAACCTCCGCCCCTTGTTTCCCGGCTCAGATCAGGTCGATCAAGTGGCACGTATATGCGAAATTTTGGGTGATCCATCGGACGCCTACGGAGTTGACATGTTTGGCAGTCGGATTGGAGGTGGTCCATGGGCGAAAGGGAACAAATTGGCAAATGAGATAGGTTTTCAGTTCCCCAAG GTCGAACCCAAGGACTTCTATGCACTTTTTGCAGAGACAGTACCAAGGTCTCTTATTGACTGCATCAGGGATCTCCTTAGGTATGATCCTGACAAACGCCTGACTAGTCGACAATGTCTCGAGCACCGCTATCTCTTCGAAACTATACCCCGCAACCATATTACCCTTCCCTTCGCAATTCAAGGATCAGTCTCCAATACATCTATTCCCAACATATCAACCTACGTCAATGGCACTCACTCGCAACCCTCCCTTCCAACTCTCTCGCCACAGCATCCACCGTTACCGCCGCATTCGCATTCCAGTCAGAATCTACATCAACCACAGCCCATTATTGATCCCTCCACCACCCATCGCATACCTTACCCTATACCTCCTGCGCCCCAGCCCCAATTCCCCATATTACCCAACCCCCCTATCGTTGTTGCGCATAATGATTACCGACATCCTCCTAATGGTTGGCCCGCTTCGCAAGCCGACTATCCTATGGATGTTTCCACTCAAGAACCGCCTAATCCCCACCAGCATATCAACGGACATACCCATGAGGCGCAAGATTCTGCCATGCTTCAGGACCATACTTCTCCCCCTGCACCCCAACCTCAACATGCATCGAGTGTACAGTCACAACATGGAAACAAATTTGGCAAATTTGTGTCTCTCAAGAAGAACAGCAAGTGGGGTCTTAGTATGTTTGTCGGTGACAAGTCCCATCACAACACCCTTCCTCCTGTGGACGAAACTAGTCCGGCCATCATTTTCCCGTCACGGAAGCGTGCACAGTCGTCAAGTACTGACAGCAAGTCCCTACGCGAATCATCGCCTGTCCGCGAACAGCCAGTCGATCAACGTAACTCGAAGAAGGTTCAGAATATGAACAAGAAAGAGGCTGAACGTCTTCATCGTGAAGCTGAGATGGCGAAACGCGAGTTGGCGAGAATGAATGCGCGAGAACAGGCGCGGAGTGTGTTGATTAAGCGTCAGCAGATGGTGCACCATAACAACCTTACCGATGATCTGGAATGGGTTGGTGGTCCTGATCAGCGTTTGGAGCTCAAGGACTCCAAAGGCAAGCAGCCCTCTTCTGGGCCGGTGCGTCAGCAAGTAACCAACGGAAACGCTGCCCCATCTTCAACGTTGGGTGCTGCCGCAGGCAAGTTTGTCATGCAGCAAAATGATCCTTTGCTGTCACCGCTAGATCGTGATCGTGACCGTGAATGGCGAGGGTCGCAGGAACGCGAGCGTTTCGCCAAAGCTCGGCGGCGAGAATTCGATGACGACCATTCCATGTCATCTTCTGATATGCACAGTGTTAGCCGGATGTCCTCAATATCATTTGCGACTGTGGATAGCGATCCTGGGCCGTCGTCTCGTTTGCGCAACCGGCCGAGTCTGTATAATATTAGTAGAATGACGTCTCGTTCTTCACTACGGACATCGTTTGATGACTTTCCTCCGTCTGCTCGCTCTTCTAATTCGTTTTCACTAGAGGGTCAATTGGCTCATGATTTCCGGACGCAGGCTTCTGTTTCATCTCATTTATCTGGAAGcgtttctcctcctcccattCAATtactttctctttctccgaCTATGTCTCCTCCTTTATCTCCCTCTCCAGCGTGGGTGCAAATTCAACAGCACAAGGAAGGTCTTCTTTCCCGAACGCAATCTCCTCCCTTCGTCGCCGTATCCCCCCGGTACTATACAAATCCAAGCGCTCCTCATAGCCCTCTGGATCTGCATAGTCAACTTCCTCCTCTGCCCGCCAGCCCCTATGGGCACCCACCGAGTTCATACGGAGGGTATCCACCAAGTTCGGGACATACACCCAAATCCGCAAAATCGGCTATAAACCCAATATTCAAAGTG CCTCCAttacccccaccaccactaccaccgTTGACGGGTGACGATCGACTGAAACCCTTGCCCCCATTTTCCCAACTGGACGCAGTTGCGGGAGGAGAATACCCTCCGCTCTCTCCTATAGTTTTCACAACCCCAGAAGAAGTTTGA
- a CDS encoding Lactobacillus shifted protein has product MLGRRALPRFNNALKTLSRNASSSTTPAVKSAEASVKKVAEAGPVTLQQAPNYPTTWSTNQAPRPGPGSGPRFEQTAMEFQPAPLSAMELIAKEPIRLVQGRKAVCDGGVSSSSFSLRVPMSLSMDRNWLGIEPAC; this is encoded by the coding sequence ATGCTCGGCCGCCGTGCTCTTCCTCGATTCAACAATGCGCTGAAAACCCTATCGCGCAATGCATCGAGCTCGACAACACCCGCTGTAAAGTCTGCCGAGGCGTCCGTCAAGAAAGTCGCAGAGGCAGGACCCGTGACGCTCCAGCAAGCACCCAACTACCCCACCACCTGGTCGACCAACCAGGCTCCCCGTCCTGGACCTGGTTCGGGTCCTCGCTTTGAGCAAACTGCGATGGAATTTCAGCCTGCCCCACTGAGTGCGATGGAACTTATCGCGAAGGAGCCTATACGCCTGGTGCAGGGACGAAAAGCGGTTTGCGACGGAGGTgtgtcttcttcctctttctccttgcGCGTTCCGATGTCTCTGTCTATGGACCGGAATTGGCTCGGAATTGAACCCGCTTGCTGA